A stretch of the Lolium perenne isolate Kyuss_39 chromosome 3, Kyuss_2.0, whole genome shotgun sequence genome encodes the following:
- the LOC127341368 gene encoding histone H2B.1-like gives MAPKAEKKPAEKKPVEEEPATEKAKKTPAAKKPKAGKSLPAGKTAAKEGGEKRGRKKGKKSVETYKIYIFKVLKQVHPDIGISSKAMSIMNSFINDIFEKLAGESAKLARYNKKPTITSREIQTSVRLVLPGELAKHAVSEGTKAVTKFTSA, from the coding sequence ATGGCGCCCAAGGCAGAGAAGAAGCCGGCGGAGAAGAAGCCCGTGGAGGAGGAGCCAGCCACCGAGAAGGCGAAGAAGACGCCCgccgccaagaagcccaaggcgggGAAGAGCCTCCCCGCCGGCAAGACCGCCGCCAAGGAGGGCGGCGAGAAAAGGGGCaggaagaagggcaagaagagcgTCGAGACCTACAAGATCTACATCTTCAAGGTGCTCAAGCAGGTACACCCCGACATCGGCATCTCCTCCAAGGCCATGTCCATCATGAACTCCTTCATCAACGACATCTTTGAGAAACTCGCCGGCGAGTCCGCCAAGCTCGCCAGGTACAACAAGAAGCCCACCATCACCTCCCGGGAGATCCAGACCTCGGTCCGCCTAGTGCTGCCAGGGGAGCTCGCCAAGCACGCTGTGTCTGAGGGCACCAAGGCCGTCACCAAGTTCACCTCTGCCTAG